The proteins below are encoded in one region of Amycolatopsis acidiphila:
- a CDS encoding alanine racemase yields MLRVPDVLVSVRHKGFPAAAVGHPASEVSAALDDFLTPVLVVKDSALRHNLATMARFCEDHALSLSPHVKTTMSPEIAAAQLEHGAWALTLATPSQVRIFRSLGAQRIVLANELVDPAAIDWIAAEMAADPEFTCYCYVDSLDGVDILEKELGQRERRRAFPVILELGVPGGRAGARDLDQLRLIAERVTASAQLRLAGVGGFEGVIGGALDAKLLAEVRAYLRRLRDAADELSHEGEFIITVGGSAFPELVADELGPSWQRGRPIRVVLRSGCYVTHDSLAYQQFRDLLATEYQSLALRPSLELWGRVLSTPEPGLAILDFGKRDTGVDAGFPVPLHRIRRGSTVLEQAPPGELTASNDQHAYFRGELEVGDRVGFGISHPCTTFDKWQLIPVVDDSYVLCGTVQTLF; encoded by the coding sequence GTGCTGAGGGTTCCCGACGTCCTGGTCAGTGTCCGGCACAAGGGGTTTCCGGCCGCGGCGGTCGGCCACCCGGCAAGCGAGGTCTCCGCCGCGCTCGATGACTTCCTCACGCCTGTCCTCGTGGTGAAGGACAGCGCACTCCGGCACAACCTCGCGACGATGGCGCGCTTCTGCGAAGACCACGCGCTGTCGCTGTCGCCTCATGTGAAGACCACGATGTCGCCGGAGATCGCCGCCGCGCAGCTCGAGCACGGCGCCTGGGCGCTCACCCTCGCGACGCCCAGCCAGGTCAGGATCTTCCGAAGCCTTGGCGCGCAACGCATCGTCCTCGCCAACGAGCTCGTCGACCCGGCGGCGATCGACTGGATCGCCGCGGAGATGGCTGCCGACCCGGAGTTCACCTGCTATTGCTACGTCGACTCCCTCGACGGGGTCGACATCCTGGAAAAGGAGCTGGGACAACGGGAACGTCGCCGTGCGTTCCCGGTCATCCTGGAGCTCGGCGTGCCCGGCGGGCGGGCCGGCGCACGGGATCTCGACCAGCTGCGACTGATCGCCGAGCGTGTGACGGCCTCGGCGCAACTGCGGCTCGCGGGGGTCGGCGGCTTCGAAGGGGTCATCGGTGGTGCGCTCGACGCCAAGCTCCTGGCGGAGGTTCGCGCCTACCTGCGTCGGCTGCGTGACGCGGCCGACGAACTGTCGCACGAGGGCGAGTTCATCATCACCGTCGGCGGTAGTGCGTTCCCCGAGCTGGTGGCCGACGAGCTCGGACCGTCCTGGCAGCGAGGCCGCCCGATCCGCGTCGTGCTGCGCAGCGGCTGTTACGTCACCCACGACTCGCTGGCGTACCAGCAGTTCCGCGACCTGTTGGCGACCGAGTACCAGTCGTTGGCCCTGCGGCCCAGCCTGGAGCTGTGGGGGCGCGTGCTGTCCACTCCGGAACCCGGACTGGCCATTCTCGACTTCGGCAAGCGGGACACGGGTGTGGACGCGGGCTTTCCCGTGCCGCTGCACCGGATCCGCCGCGGGTCGACGGTGCTGGAACAGGCGCCACCGGGCGAGCTGACAGCGTCGAACGATCAGCACGCCTACTTCCGCGGCGAGCTGGAGGTGGGCGACCGGGTCGGGTTCGGCATCTCCCACCCGTGCACCACCTTCGACAAGTGGCAGCTGATCCCCGTCGTCGACGACTCGTACGTCCTTTGTGGAACGGTGCAGACGCTGTTCTAG
- a CDS encoding ATP-grasp domain-containing protein, whose protein sequence is MAQRIRVAVSGAGGGVGQSILKALQDSEYDVVALDGDRLAAGLYTTNRSYLVPRPADPDFLDRMLEICRAEKCRLLFPGLDTELRPLAENTDRFAEHGITVVVSSPEVVDIGDNKFRTYSILREHDISVPETVDMAVPGAQPPAFPFILKRREGGSRSKDVFLVRDAGDLAELTVDPAEFVAQEYIEGDEYTCGSVSFDGDCKGVIAMRRTLRDGDTYKAFAVRDQVVEDEVRKVIAAIKPFGACNVQLRVRDGKPYIFEINARCSGTTAARALCGFNEPRMIADYLCHQREPDFQVREQAVLRYWKELVVPNELIDELGRHGSLYRSGTDQL, encoded by the coding sequence ATGGCGCAACGGATCAGGGTGGCTGTTTCCGGTGCCGGCGGTGGAGTCGGCCAGAGCATTCTCAAAGCCTTGCAGGACAGCGAGTACGACGTGGTCGCGCTGGACGGCGACAGGCTGGCGGCTGGGCTCTACACGACCAACCGGTCCTATCTGGTGCCCCGCCCCGCCGATCCCGATTTCCTCGACAGGATGCTGGAAATCTGCCGCGCCGAGAAATGCCGCCTGCTTTTCCCCGGCCTGGACACCGAACTGCGGCCGCTCGCGGAGAACACCGACCGGTTCGCCGAACACGGCATCACGGTGGTCGTCAGCTCGCCGGAGGTCGTGGACATCGGGGACAACAAGTTCCGCACCTACTCGATCCTGCGCGAGCACGACATCTCCGTGCCCGAGACGGTCGACATGGCGGTTCCGGGCGCACAGCCGCCCGCGTTCCCGTTCATCCTCAAGCGTCGGGAGGGCGGCTCGCGGTCGAAGGACGTCTTCCTCGTCCGCGACGCGGGCGATCTCGCCGAGCTGACCGTCGATCCGGCGGAGTTCGTGGCACAGGAGTACATCGAGGGCGACGAGTACACCTGCGGCTCGGTCAGCTTCGACGGTGACTGCAAGGGCGTCATCGCGATGCGCCGGACGCTGCGCGACGGCGACACCTACAAGGCCTTCGCGGTGCGCGACCAGGTCGTCGAAGACGAGGTGCGGAAGGTCATCGCCGCGATCAAGCCGTTCGGCGCGTGCAACGTGCAGCTGCGGGTGCGGGACGGGAAGCCGTACATCTTCGAGATCAACGCACGCTGCTCCGGCACCACGGCGGCCCGGGCGCTGTGCGGGTTCAACGAGCCACGGATGATCGCCGACTACCTCTGTCACCAGCGCGAACCGGACTTCCAGGTGCGGGAGCAGGCCGTGTTGCGGTACTGGAAGGAGCTGGTCGTGCCGAACGAGCTCATCGACGAGCTGGGCAGGCACGGCAGTCTGTACCGGTCGGGCACGGACCAGCTCTAG
- a CDS encoding AraC family transcriptional regulator, whose translation MAEETQEGDALLGPHILHIQSGHELARRQSPGPSGRLLAGKLAADCQASLELLQPQSDYVVLVVLTERVVVRHGDAYLEAGNGSLLAAAPHQRLSIEFGPDSLVRVVRIDPAFVHARLAPRLAFPPEGLVSFAPVVTSLRGANDTVTKSLLRFLTGAPGRFTERSEEVFVDWLLHHQQHTYSGRSRDRVERDEVAAYVQLLMDNYPFVGRMEYYARAAGVTLRDLIAAFRESGCLPHEYLRSVRLDCVRRLLESGECSSVRKAVTDCGFRENVQFHRWYFQQYGESPWETLRRARSE comes from the coding sequence ATGGCTGAAGAAACCCAGGAGGGCGACGCCCTGCTCGGCCCGCACATCCTGCACATCCAATCCGGACATGAGCTCGCCCGGCGTCAGAGCCCGGGCCCGAGCGGTCGTCTGCTCGCGGGCAAGCTCGCAGCCGACTGCCAGGCCTCACTCGAGCTACTGCAACCACAGTCCGACTACGTGGTGCTCGTCGTGCTCACCGAGCGTGTCGTCGTCCGGCACGGTGACGCGTACCTCGAAGCCGGCAACGGCTCGCTGCTGGCCGCCGCCCCGCACCAGCGGCTCAGCATCGAGTTCGGTCCCGATTCGCTCGTACGCGTGGTGCGCATCGACCCCGCCTTCGTACACGCGCGGCTCGCGCCGCGGCTGGCCTTCCCGCCGGAGGGCCTGGTGTCGTTCGCGCCGGTGGTGACGTCGTTGCGTGGCGCCAACGACACGGTGACCAAGAGCCTCCTGCGATTCCTGACCGGCGCTCCGGGGCGGTTCACCGAACGCTCGGAGGAGGTCTTCGTCGACTGGCTGCTGCACCACCAGCAGCACACGTATTCCGGGCGGTCGCGTGACCGCGTGGAACGCGATGAGGTGGCCGCGTACGTCCAGCTGCTGATGGACAACTATCCCTTCGTCGGAAGGATGGAGTACTACGCGCGGGCCGCGGGAGTCACGCTTCGGGACCTGATCGCCGCCTTCCGGGAATCCGGCTGCCTGCCGCATGAATACCTGCGCTCGGTGCGTCTCGACTGCGTCCGCCGGCTCCTCGAGAGCGGCGAGTGCTCGTCGGTTCGCAAAGCCGTGACGGACTGCGGTTTTCGCGAGAACGTCCAGTTCCACAGGTGGTACTTCCAGCAATACGGCGAATCGCCGTGGGAAACGCTACGCCGGGCAAGATCGGAGTGA
- a CDS encoding metallophosphoesterase family protein encodes MLLAVFSDVHGNLPALERMLADAGAVDGYVCLGDTVNYGPWSNECVDLVDSLPNLVSLRGNHEDYFLRGEYGGSNELARMFFAFCSGTFDRLESLRRLDVEYRVNDIVFSHTIGDRYIFPDTPVELDSDRIIGHTHRQFLVRRPPFFLCNSGSVGQNRASIDVIDYLLVETGTRDVRLRQLSYDCRLIINEMKARHYPAECVAYYENKPRRR; translated from the coding sequence ATGCTGCTCGCGGTGTTCAGCGATGTGCACGGCAACCTGCCCGCGCTGGAGCGGATGCTGGCGGACGCCGGCGCTGTGGACGGGTACGTGTGCCTCGGCGACACCGTGAACTACGGGCCGTGGAGCAACGAGTGCGTCGATCTCGTCGATTCTCTGCCGAACCTGGTGTCCCTGCGCGGGAACCACGAGGACTACTTCCTGCGCGGGGAATACGGCGGAAGCAACGAACTGGCGCGAATGTTCTTCGCATTTTGTTCCGGCACGTTCGACCGGCTGGAATCGCTCAGAAGGCTCGATGTCGAATATCGGGTGAACGACATCGTCTTCTCGCACACGATCGGCGATCGGTACATCTTTCCGGACACTCCGGTGGAACTCGACTCCGACCGGATCATCGGGCACACGCACCGGCAGTTCCTCGTCCGGCGACCGCCCTTCTTCTTGTGCAACAGCGGAAGCGTCGGGCAGAATAGAGCGTCCATCGACGTCATCGACTACCTGCTGGTCGAGACCGGGACCAGGGATGTGCGGCTGCGGCAGCTGAGTTACGACTGCCGACTGATCATCAACGAGATGAAGGCCCGGCACTATCCGGCCGAGTGCGTCGCATACTACGAAAACAAACCGCGTCGCCGGTAG
- a CDS encoding AraC family transcriptional regulator, translating into MSLPLHGHELFRSTNLDEIRTHMSGVLCPHEVGIRDRDVVLDAQMNSLHLGDIGLNYVHYGASVWVDPGCTKDFIALQIPMSGLSKIRCGTEEIESTPDVMLVSRQDEPLRMELSAGAQLLVTRMSWPFLVDTLSALLGVSAPWPLRFELGMNVRAEPQQAWFQLLVQCYRRASQPTWIPSRRLWGPHFKEQLALGLLRAQPNNYSEILAASPLPASHRVLRQAMAVLDGSPEYSHTECSLARKLAVSARSLDAAFRSYLHTSLPGHLFHVRLRRAFVDLLEAQPGQVTVDQVARRWGFTPEGFRRCYQREFGESPEETLHR; encoded by the coding sequence ATGTCCTTACCGCTGCACGGACACGAGCTGTTCCGCTCGACGAACCTCGACGAGATCCGCACGCACATGAGCGGCGTCCTCTGCCCGCACGAGGTCGGCATCCGCGACCGTGACGTCGTGCTCGACGCCCAGATGAACTCGCTGCACCTCGGCGACATCGGACTGAACTACGTGCACTACGGCGCTTCGGTGTGGGTCGATCCCGGGTGCACGAAGGACTTCATCGCGCTGCAGATCCCGATGAGCGGATTGAGCAAGATCCGTTGCGGCACGGAGGAGATCGAGTCGACCCCTGACGTGATGCTGGTGAGCCGCCAGGACGAGCCGCTGCGGATGGAGCTGTCCGCCGGCGCTCAGCTGCTGGTCACGAGAATGTCCTGGCCCTTCCTGGTGGACACCCTCAGCGCACTCCTTGGCGTCAGCGCGCCGTGGCCGCTGCGTTTCGAACTCGGCATGAACGTTCGCGCCGAGCCGCAGCAGGCGTGGTTCCAGCTGCTCGTGCAATGCTACCGCCGCGCGAGCCAGCCGACCTGGATCCCCAGTCGCCGCCTGTGGGGTCCGCACTTCAAGGAGCAGCTCGCCCTCGGCCTGCTGCGTGCGCAGCCGAACAACTACAGCGAGATCCTCGCCGCGTCGCCGTTGCCGGCGTCGCATCGCGTGCTGCGTCAGGCGATGGCGGTGCTGGACGGCTCGCCCGAGTACTCCCACACCGAGTGTTCGCTGGCCCGCAAGCTCGCGGTCAGCGCCCGCTCGTTGGACGCCGCCTTCAGGTCCTACCTCCACACCTCCCTGCCCGGGCACCTCTTCCACGTCCGCCTCCGCCGGGCGTTCGTCGACCTGCTCGAAGCCCAGCCCGGCCAGGTCACGGTCGATCAGGTGGCGCGGCGGTGGGGCTTCACGCCCGAGGGCTTCCGCAGGTGCTACCAACGCGAGTTCGGCGAGTCGCCAGAGGAGACGCTGCACCGGTGA